In Acaryochloris thomasi RCC1774, the DNA window TCTTGAACCGCTTGGATGAGATCATTGTCTTCCGTCAGCTCACGAAGGACGAGGTGAAGGATATCTCTGAGATCTTACTCAAAGAGGTCTTTGCCCGTTTGGAAGAGAAGGAGATCTCCCTTCAAATTACAGAGCGCTTCAAGGAGCTGCTTATTGAAGAGGGTTACAATCCCAGCTATGGTGCGCGACCGCTCCGTCGAGCGATTATGCGCCTGCTAGAGGATACGCTGGCTGAGGAGATTCTCTCGGGCCGCGTTAAGGCTGGCGATACGGCAGTTGTTGACGTTAATGAAGAAGGCAAGGTTCATGTCGAACCGAGCGAGCGGCGAGAGCTGCTGCCGCAAGCGGTTGAATAATAGTTTCAGCTCTAAAACCTAAGCAGCCAGCCTCCTGTATCTTCGGGAGGCTGGTTATTTTTTAGCACTTTGAACCTCCAGCCTGATTCGCAAACGATGAAAGTTCTGATTTTAGGATGTGGCTATACAGGGCAACGCCTGGCCCATTGGCTGCTTGACAGAAAAATTCCGGTACAGATTACGACTCGGACGGGGGCATCTCAACTAGGTCTAGAGGTGCCAACTTATGCCTTTGCCTATGGCGATCAGACGCAGCCATTAGTCTCTGAGGCGTTGGCAGGAGTGACCCATATTCTCAGCAGCATTCCGCCCGCAAAGGATGGGGTTGATCCGGTGGTGGCGTTGTTGCTGCACACGCTGCCGTCGCTGGATTTACGGTGGTTTGGCTACCTGTCTACGACCGGTGTATACGGAGATACCCAGGGGGCTTGGGTAGATGAGACGAGTGAATTAAAGCCGAGCAATGTGCGATCGCAACATCGGGTCAACATCGAAGCCAAATTCTTAGCAGCCAATTTACCCACTCACATCTTCAGGCTGCCAGGAATCTACGGCCCAGGCCGCAGTATCTTCGAACGTTTACAATCTGGCAAAGTGAGGCACATTGACAAACCTGGGCATGTCTTTAGCCGCATTCATGTAGATGATATTGTCCAAACCGTAGGGACATCCATCTTGAACCCCAATCCAATAAATATCTACAACGTAGGCGATGACGAACCTTCAGAACCCAGCACTTTAATTATCGAAGCTCATCGACTGATGGGCAGCACCCCTCCGCCAGCCAATTCCTTTGATTCCGCTCAGATGAGTCCAATGGCGGCTTCTTTTTGGAAGGACTGTCGCCGAGTCAGCAACCAAAAAATTAAGGAAAAGCTGGGAATCAAGCTCCTGTATCCCACCTATCGAGAAGGGCTGCAGACTATTTGGAATGCTTCTCAGTAAGATACAGCGGATCGCAGCTTGGTGGGGTACAGCCTGGAGCTGAAAATCTCTGCTCAGCTTCCAGGATTTCAGGTGTCTTTTATCTAACTGAAGACCGCTGTAAGAGGTGACAAGCAGATCTCACGTTCACAAGCATGAAATTCTCCACCAGTGGAGAATTGAAAAGGTAAGTGGCTAAGACGCTGAATACCCTTCCGTCTTAAAACTCGCTTTTTTCGATCTGATCGCGAATAGCATTTAAGTCTATGTATCGATCGGTTGCGTTTCGCAATTCTCTCGCGATCATTCCTTCTGTTGAGACCACGGTAATGTGCGTATTTTTGGATCGTAAAAGCTCAATTGCACGCTCAAAGTCACCATCACCACTAAATAGGATAACGCGATCATATTGCTCAACTGTGTTGAACATATCGATCACAATTTCAATGTCTAAATTAGCTTTTTGTGAATATCGGCCTGATGAATCATCGTAGTATTCTTTCAGTATTTTGTAGCGAACGGTATAG includes these proteins:
- a CDS encoding SDR family oxidoreductase; amino-acid sequence: MKVLILGCGYTGQRLAHWLLDRKIPVQITTRTGASQLGLEVPTYAFAYGDQTQPLVSEALAGVTHILSSIPPAKDGVDPVVALLLHTLPSLDLRWFGYLSTTGVYGDTQGAWVDETSELKPSNVRSQHRVNIEAKFLAANLPTHIFRLPGIYGPGRSIFERLQSGKVRHIDKPGHVFSRIHVDDIVQTVGTSILNPNPINIYNVGDDEPSEPSTLIIEAHRLMGSTPPPANSFDSAQMSPMAASFWKDCRRVSNQKIKEKLGIKLLYPTYREGLQTIWNASQ
- a CDS encoding LabA-like NYN domain-containing protein translates to MKALSERISIFIDGNNMFYAQQKNGWFFDPRRILSYFTNEPGVKLCNAFWYTGLKDAQDQRGFRDALISLGYTVRYKILKEYYDDSSGRYSQKANLDIEIVIDMFNTVEQYDRVILFSGDGDFERAIELLRSKNTHITVVSTEGMIARELRNATDRYIDLNAIRDQIEKSEF